AGAGAAGAAAAAAGTATATATACGTGATTATTTGGGCTTTTACTATATTGATATCCAATATctatattaaatttatagttTTAGTCCTTCACAGTTCACATATTGCActaaaaaataatctattttttttacgttaataaaactttaaaatataaaaaggatAGTACAGTATAATACACATAAAGCAAAatgttttaatgtgaaattcaatatcaaaataaatattaatactaGACTACTAGTAATAGAAAGTTGGCTCGGAACTTATCAAACATTATACTCCATTGTATGGCGATATTTTATGAGTGTATACATTATTCACATTATACTACTCTCTCTTTGTTCCTCCTTAATAGAAgtgttttattttctatattcgttttggaaaaatatgaaaagtatgaaatttttcattttagtccgtccctgaaaagtatgaacattctaATTTTCAAAACTCTTTCTCTCTGATGAGGTGAGattcattttccactaataatattttaaattttttttctatatctcttactttactgattgtgcattaaaatctaTGTCAAACTAAATGTTCGTACTTTTCAAAGAAGGATAGAGTAATAAATCattaaaatgaagaaaaagtaaagtaatagagaaaaTAATACAGACAAGAATTCTGCATTAATGAATAAAGCAATATAAAAGGATCATATAgagtatataataatataaaatttataaagtaatcgtgatattaaaagaaaaatagttgaaattaataaaaaatgaaatccaAATAGTTAGAAAAGACAAACTAATAGTAGAGACTAATTCTAAGAAGGGAAATTGGTCCCTAAAACTATaaactttgcctaaaatttggtattttacatttgaaattgatatataatatcacaaactttgcactttgtttggtatttcccacggcATGTTAATTACTATGTTTGAATAACTTACGatgtttttttatcatacttgacacaattaaatcaatgTGGTTTTCAAAGTAactttttatcctacttgttatgaacttaaaaagtgatttaaaatatcataaaacgtaTAACTATTGCCtacgtaaaataagattttgatgaatatatcttatttgaatgtgtttggaaaatacccaacaaaatgcaaagtttaTTATATTAGGCAACCGGCAatgcgtcacgcgggtggcccgtaatccgtcacgccgggacgagacggcggcgtggcgcgttgcagcgccccgtccCGTCCCCAGCCCACCGAGCGTCCCGTCCCGCCGAGACAGATgacgagacgtctcgccacgcgctagCGCGACGTGGcacgctccggcgccatgcgtgacgcccactcgccagcccgcgagtgggcatcgttacgttgacgcaataaatcattttttaaaaaaaatttgaataaaaaaaataaaaaacggtaatattaccgttaatattaccgttttttcttttttttttaaattttttttatttatttgtttactctataaatactcataattcatcctcatttcacacataaatacacatctattcttcccaaatcatcttcatttcctctccaattttcatctaacctctcatcacaaaatgtccggcgacggaaactctggcggtggcggctccggcgggttcgacatcaacgcgttcggcgactgggggcatgtacaatgtcctgggtggtggttccggttcatcGACGctgggcacccagggttcgtcgacgccggggggtaccaaccaccccattttgatctGGATGCATACACCCGTCCCTCccccccgaggtattcgcatgGATTATCCTAGATttgggaggattattccgttgaacccactccggaagaaggccgatgCGGTGGAGGAGGCCGATGAGGTGGAAGCTCcaaggcggaggcggaggcagacgaggaggaggaggatctaggccggcatccgtacagccccaaagaaatgctggcagtgtacaacgcctggatcaacgtctggtacgatcccatcgtcgggaatcaacaatcccggaagtgcttctgggaaaaggtcatcgAGGcataccacgagattaagccgaaggggtcctgccgccgcacatataagatgctccgcgctcacattgaccgagtcgacagagaggtcaaaaaattatgcgccatctacaagagtgaagcggctcattaccaaaacggagccacgggagccgacattctgaggtcggctttacgagtctacttcgacgacaccaccaaacaattcaaacatgtcgatgtttgggaggtcgtcaaagatgaggaaaggtgggccgacggTGTCCGGTctagctcgggctcgacctcaaagcgcacgaagcacacaacgggtggccaatactcgtctagtgatggtggttcgggcagcgccgcacaagagtttgcctcgcaggaggttgagggcacggcagacgatgccgggggtcctcccgtgggcgccgtcggccgcgaggaagaaatgcggcgaaggcggctcgagggaggaggggccgagccgaatcaagccaggcgggtgatgtgtaattttaggtcttTTAAAATCAGAATAGATATGCACTCAAGTTCacaaaattatccctaatattaCCACTTCACTGCAAGAGTACAACTTCGTGTGTAGTAATTTAAGGTATCGATCCACAAGGAAGGTAAGTTCGTTTAactccaaataaataaaaataacaacaaagatgaatgtttttgtttgaagtttgttttatgaaaataatgaaaaataaagttgaattcaaatgaacacaagtgagacaattgttactccaaacacttgTAAACAAGACACGGATTAATCCTATGCATTCAATTCTATCTCATACGTTCGggacaatttaaaattattcaacCTGCAAGCACTAAACATGCTAAGCATCAACTAGTCAAATAATAGCTAAACACTTACtctttaaaccaaattcaataatcatAAGAACCCTACGGAAGCGCGAGATTCAAAGTACAATTGCAATTAAGATCAAAATCCATTATCAAGTTGTCATTTAAACAATTCCAATTGATAATTCATTACCACCACAATCCATCTCAATTCAAGCTAAAGAGGCATTAAATCATGACTATAGAATTATCACTAAAGATGCACCtgaagtaataaattcattcaattaaataagtagtaatAACGAACATGAGATAAAAATGAGCATAGAATAAATCACGAAATTAACTTGTCTAACAACATGCTTGGAGCAACACAAGATTCTTAGCCTAACATAATTAAACCAAGACCAACGATAAATGGAGATAAAACCCTAGAAACCATGAAATAAATTTGGAATAGATGATGACTGGAATTTTCTCCTTTCTATTTCTCTATGCAGTTTTTCTCCAAAAAAAATGGCGTCCCTGATCCTCTCTGCCGCTATCTGCTGCCTTCTCAACAAATATCTCCCCGTCTCCTCCCTCTTTTatatctttttcttcttctttccttaATAGGTCACGCCTCCTTCAAGTCATTGggcttcttttcttttctttttttctaataGTTGATAGGCCCACTTATCTAGTTTGCtgcccaaaacaaataaaactcaaaattagtcttccaatatttAAACTTTGTACCGCACGTAGTCCACTCTACGTGtaaatacatcaattaatatataataattaaactttaataattaattgatagATGATTTTCATAAATTAGGAGAAATCTTTGAGtagaatttatattatttgatttacatcaGCGGGCTcggggcaccctcgaactccctaatgtccatgtacatgactgCCACAATGCCGGACACTTCcagcatgacgcctccccaataccaagcctatattgccggaattgagtttatggcaagacaacttggtattccgcctctgggtggcttcagtgcacctccaccaccttcgggggatgattcgccggcggagtagttttttttattttctataaaattgtattttaaattatgtaatttatattttttcaggattttaattatgtatttttttgaattttaagttgtattgttattttatgttgtaattttattttatttaatgaagtgtgtttttattaaatgaatttgttggaaataaaaataaaaatgaaattgaatcaatagtaatttaagagacgattaagggacggataagagatggagggttgcaggttccgtcatttagttaagagatggagtaaaaaagtacagtgagacccatgaatagtaatttagaGGACGAATAAGAGATAGCGTTACAAATGACCTTATAgatcaattttaaagtttatgggaaatatcaaattttaggtaaaatttataattttagagATTATGATGGCTTCCGAGAACGATGCAAAAGTGAATAATCAATGCTTCTacgtaggagtatatttttgtaCAGAAAAATATTGTACTCTTCAGTATTTCAATAAATATCTTTGTTCTTAATTCTTTTCTATAGAACTGCGTGTATGAAGCCAGTTCCGAATGGGGAGTTCTTTACCCAGCCCCAAAACGTCTATTGATTTATCCCTTTCTCTCTCATAAACCCaccttctctctctccaattttgATACAACCATGAAACCTCGAACTACAAAATCACTCAACCCTTTCGCACCGGAATACAACCCTATACCATCCGGAGTCACCCCTTCCCCACACGCCGCGGCCCCTTTCTTcctccctccgccgccgccgccgctctcCAGTACTCCACCATCTCCGTTTCTCTTACCAAATCAAATCCTCACATACCTACCCTCAATCCCGCACAACAGGCAACAACAATTTCACCCCTCCACCTACCGCCCCACCCCTCAAAACCAAGCTTCCACAATacccccgccgccgccgccgcttctGCCGGCACCTCGGAATGCCCAACTAGGGAGAGGCTACTCGCGGCGGGGAAGAGGGAGAGTGTCtgggagagagagaagagggtTTGCGAGAAGGGAAGAGAGGCCACAATGTGAGCAATTTCCGAAACGGAACATGCACAATGTTGAAAATAGACACCAAATCACTCCTCTCAACCGTGATCAAGATGCCACAACCATCATGATCAGGAATATCCCCTACAATTGCCGGTTTTTACTTCAAAACCCTctcctctttttctttttctttttctttttttataaaaaagttGAATGTTTGATTTCAACCTTTTTCTAACTTTCTCTCTCTGTGTAGTCGAAAAGAGCTGATCGGAATGCTTGATGATTTCTGCCTGACGGAAAATCAGAAATCCCCCATGCCATATGCTTACGATTTCTTATACCTTCCAATTGATTTTAGGTGTGTTAATCTATCCTTCAAGATAGGTTTATTTGTTCTCTCTTACACATGTAAATTtcactaaaaaaaaaaactcgcTTAATGCTGTATAAAAAAGGACTAGGAGAAGCAGAGGCTTCGCATTTGTGAACTTCACCACCTCTACAGCTGTGTGGAAATTCTACGACAACATGCACCTCGCAAATTGGGATTTTCTTCCCCGATCGAAATGGAACAAAAGTATCGAGATCGTCTGCGCCAAGATCCAGGTACTCCTAACCTCAAATTCAATATCAAAATCGAAATAATAAGAAATTAATGTGAgaattttgtgtatatataggGCAAGGAAGAGCTAGTGAAGCATTTTTCGAAGTCGATGTTCGAGTGTGAAAGCGATGAGTATCTCCCGGTGTGCTTCAGCCCGGCAAGGGATGGCCTCGGGCAGCCCGTGGAGCTGACCGTCGTCGGGAACAGGCGATAGGCTGCCCGTTGCTGATTAATCATTAGCTAGGCTAAAACTGGTTGGTGTGTTCTAGCGTTTATTCCTCGTTGCCTGTGCCTTTGTTGTTGCTTCCTAAAATCTTGAGAGGGGTAGATCGGTGACAACCATCTTTTCACTAGATTTGCGCTTCTCTTGATTTGATGGCTATGCAGCATTGTTTCTAACCTTAATTGCATCTTCAATCGCCTAATTAATCCACTAATTTTGCAATTTTAATATGCTCTTTTATTTCTAGCACAGTGGTCATGATCATCACCCTGTGCTATGAGATTGAAAGATTGTGTTAAAAATGCAAAATGAGTGATATTAAGTTTGTGATTTGACTTGCAATTTTACCATAGTTTTACAAGTTTTTGAGTTGTGTCCATTTTTCCAAATTGCGGCAAAACTCTTGGAGGCAAAGCTAATTTTAGGGTTTCAGTTGGGGAAAAAGGGGTGTGGATTTGGGCACCTGCGCTGATGACATGGCAGGTGGTGAGGTCCACCTCTTAGATTTAGGGTTTGCTATATTTCTTGTCTTGTATGTAATCTGTTTTTGTTGGTAATGAAAGAATATTTCCTTTTCAACCTTTGTCGATTTTGTCGATTTGGTCAAGTTTTTCCTTTCTATATATTGCAACTCTAGACAGACTGAGACTGGACTGTGTTGTCCCGTTAAACTAAGCTATAAAATGAAACTTTATTCGTGGAAAGAAGATCAGATGTGGAGCATTTGTAAAGAAGACAATTCAACAGTAATTTGTATAGGGACCATGTAATATTCTGAAATTAATGAGCTTGCTTTTAGATATCATCATTATGGGTTGCTGCTTTGATTCTTCATACGCCTTGCAGTGTACCTAGTTTTCTACTCACTCTATGCAAAACTCTCCATCCCTCTTTGTCGTTGGCGTACTAGAAACCCATAAACCTATTGGCAAGAGTTTTTCATCTTTTGtcctaaatttttaattaatctatTTAGTTAGGAGCAGTATGAGTAATTCATTATTTTGAATGTTTGATCATTTCTTTTGCATCTTATATTATCAAaggaatttatattttgaaaatcaCATGCAATTTTCAAATACCTATTGAAAAAAAGACTCTTCATATTTGATACTCCATTATACGTAATGACGTAATTATTGGTCAGGTAGAGATAATGAATCATCATTATGGCTGATTCTACAGATAATCATCATTTGCATTCAGCAGTGTGCAGCCATTCCTCCCccttttatctctctctctgaCGCGCACACAGCACAAACCTTCTTACACGCAAAATATCGGGATCAGGTAAAACTAAGCAGATTTGCTTTTTATTTAGTTGTACaaatttttaaatgatttttccTATGGACAGTAACTATGTTTATCAGTaactttaaaacaaaaaatactcctacgatttttaataaaattagtaaaatagaaaagaaaaaaataatttgagtgATGTTATTGTTAATAGAAGGTGAATAAATAAGAGGGATAAACGATGAAGTATTTTAATAGATAAATATACGCTTCTTCACCATATACTAATAGGAAATatgatcatttttttaaaaaaaagtagtagATGAGAGGCTGGAAAGAAGTGGTAAACTTTATTATCACAATTTACACCGACTTTGTTAGACTGATTGAAATGAAAACATAAACTATTGAATTAAAAGTATAATATCCATATTAATTTCAAAGGGACAATATTAGTAatggaatataaatatattaatccTTCAATTCACTCGTATTTCGACCttgttaaaatcaaaattatttaaaattttaatttggagaTGGAATGACATGTGTGCTACAAATGAATGGGGGTGTATCATATTTTCTCCAACTTGTATGCCCTAAATTGAAATCTAGTATTCTCTCCGTTCAATTAACttagtcatattccttttttaaTATCCCTaactcatttccttttttgataaaatattaaatattcaatcactcttattttattcaatcaCCTATTTAATTTACTCTtattttatctttcctactttatttttctctactatttttcaacacaattttttaatcttcatggccaaaagttttgactcaattTAGTTGACACGGAGAGGATAGTATTTTTTAGTTAATGCAATAtgaaatacttcctccgtcctacATAAGTATGCATTTTTTATTGGACACCAGTTTTATACACAATTGGTAAATGAagagaggtagaaagaaaaagtaattaaaatattgttagtgaagaataaGTCTAATTTCGTtaaagagaaaagactttctaaACAAtaaagtgcatactcttgtgggatGAACTAAAAAGGAAGAGGTGCATACTTTTATGAGACAGAAGGACTAGTAAATTTACTTaagaatttatattaaatttatgtttaaaatatattctatatttttagttttatagtaCATTCTTTCCTCTATATTTTATACTCCcatatcctaaaaaaaatatgcattttgagtttaacacaagttttaattaaaatgaataaagcaagagagatgtaaaaggaaaaagtaattaaagtattattagtgaagATTGAGATCCACCTCGTTAGAGAGaaaagatttttcaaaattagaaagtgcatattcgtattggacggactaaaaaataaaagagttcaTATTCATATGGGACGGatagattataaattatttgTAACACTTTGTAATAATGATTTCACATTATAATAATTTGATCATTAGTATATTTATACATTAAATGAATCAAAGAATACGTCAGATCATTATTTTAGTTATCGAATTTATTAGATCCAATGATCCAATTAAACCaacaataattttaataattggGTAGTTACACGTGGAATTAACTTTATATTTCCAATTAGTCTCaatagtgaaagaaagattTATATGGTATTAAgacaattaattaagttcattggtgaaatcaattaattaaataaagagtgaactacataaaccaTCCTcgacgtttccatttgtttaaCTCCACACCcctgacaaaaaaaatatatcgccacaagtctctggcctttaacataatcacatatcaggTTTTATCGGACCAAAAGACCCTTTAGCCCTAAAAGAGCATTATGGTCATACCGCATGGATTCTGCAGTGGCGGCCTGTGCTCTGCAGTGGCTGCCTGCAACCCTGGCGTGATTTGACGGTCGTGCGTCAGTTATGATGGGTGCGTCAGCGGCGGTTCGTAAGCAGTTCGACCACACATACCCGCCACGTATATAGGACTCCAATTGTGATTTATCAAAtaactttcaaaattttcacaAGCCTTATTTTCGGCCTTCACTCCCACCCCGCCTAATTTTAGCAATAAAGGAAGTTCACTCTCCCACCCCGCCTAAAAATTGTAAAACATTGTTCTCAATCTTCATTCTTTCTGCCCCCTTCTGTGAAAaactatcttgcatgaatggcgCCTAAACGGAAGTGCGCTGGATCCTCAGGCGCTTCGTCGTCACGGAATTCGTCTCGCTGTATCAGGGAACCCACACCCCCGTCATCGTCACCACACTGGCGACCACCACCGAGACATGCACCGGTGGTCATAGATGTAGAAGAAGAAACCTGGGATATCCGAGATCATGATCTTGATTTTTTCGTCCTAGAAGATGAATACAGTAAGTTATAATCCTTGGTTTGTGATTTAGGGTTTaggaaattgatttttttgtgaatatatttttgtttctcaggaaattgatttttaatccTCAGTTTGTGATTCAAGGCTCCagaaattgatttttttgtgaattttttttactgttttggtttgatttttaaTTGTCCGATTATTGTTCTCCTTAACATGGGATGCACCTGGAAAGTTTTCAGTTGCTTTCCATCATGGCAGTTCATTCTTCAATACCAACGATGAGAAAAAATATATTGGTGGGTATTTGACATACTTCGATTTCTGCAACATAAACCATTTCGAGCTCATAGACCTCTTGAGCATGGTGTTAAAGTTGAAGTATGATAGGAAGATGATATGTGAGTTCTATTATTGTGATCCAAAGTACAGTCATGACTGCGCGGGGGTTTTAATCGGCGGCATGTTGTTGCCCGTTGTTGAGGATACACATCTGAAGGATTTCCTCAAAGTGGCGTCTACTACGACAAAGTTAGTTCACATCTATGTTGTGGAGATAACTCGGGCTGACGCTATATTGAAGAAAATGAAGGATGAAGCCCAAGAGCTTCTCAGATTCAGGGCGTTTAAACCCCCAGGAGTCATTATTGAAGAGATTGAAGAAACTGAACCGAATGTGCCAAAGTAAAAGCCTAGACCGATGAGGAGGCAGCGGGGTCAGTTTCAAGGGCACCAGAATAAGCCTTTAATAATTAGCTGGTATGATAGGGATGTAGAGTTCGAGGAATATCTTACGAAGAGTTTAGACGATGATCGTGCTAAGAGGAAGAGGGACGCGGAGGTAGCTAGTCAAAATTTGGCGAATGCATTTGAAGCGGTATCATCCGAATCAGTACCAACCGAAGCCCCGGTCTCTGAGTTGGAGAAGTATCAGTAGCAGCACCCGACGTTGAATGTATATGAGAAGTTGGAGGAGGATGTGTTGGAGAAGTAGGAGAAGTTGGAGGTGGAGAATCCCATGCACACGTACCAGAGGTAATGAGTTGTGATTTACACAATTGATTTGTGTATCTCATTTGTGTACATTTGGTGTACCTCATTTGTGATTTAGTCCCTTATTTGTGATTTAGTGTATTGCAGGATGTAGGTAGACCTTCATCTGTGGACCATTCCATTCTGATTGGTCCAAGTGTCCATGTCGATGAACCTGCAACTGAGTCTGAATCTGTAGTTCACCAACCAGATTCGGACAGGGCAGGAACATTTGCAGATGAAGACATGTACCGACCGGTAATTGACGGTGGTTGTCAGCCACAGCCGGACATACGGGTAGACAGTGATATCTTTCCAATCATTGAGGACATTACCCATGAATTGTTCATTTCCGAAGCAGACACCCAAGTACAAGAGTCGGCTCCAGCTAAAGCAGCATGTGAAGGACCCGTACCAGTACCAGTGGTAGGAGATGTACCCCATCAGGGGGCGGAAGATGTTTATTATCCGTCGTCCGATTATGTTCCCGACGGATATCATCTTCATAACGAGGGAAGTACtaacgatgatgatgatgatgatgatgatgatgatgaggtcGGACATTTTATCTCGTTGGCCAACATGTGTCGTGATGAACAAATGTTTACCTCATATTACGAGTCGTTATGTCGGCAACAATGCTCGAAACAGGAGGCGGGACAACAAGGGGGTGCGGAGCCAGAGACCAACGCACAAGGGTCTGGACAACAGCCTGGTGAAAGCAGTGGAGGGTCTAAGAAAAAAGGCGAAGGTTCTCCCTTGTTGTTGAGAAAAGGAACTCGTCAGATACAAACCCTCTATACGAGCAAGAGACAGTTGATGAGCTACAAGATCTCCAAGATCTAGAGGATTTGGAAGGCTTGCGTAGAAAGGGTATCAAGTACACCCCCTTCAAGCTGACAAATGTGCTTCCAAATTGGAAGCCTGATGATTTTTTCAAGGATAGAGATTTCTTCTATAAGGTCATTCGCCAGAACGCGATAATGAGCAGAAGCCGTGTAGATGTATCCAAGAATGATGGCAAAAGACTTCGTGCTATTTGTAAAGGAAAGTCATGTGAATGGTATGTTTATGCAAGGAAGACCGAAACCCACAACAACACCGATTTGGTGGTAGTGAATATGCACAGAGATCATGCTCACACATGCTCTCAAGTGTTGGATCAGAGATGGTTGACGTCCAAGTGGCTAGCTGAGCGTTACATGGAGAAAATCAAAGCGAATCCCTATATCCCATTGGCGGCTATATGGCAGTATGTCGATGAGGAGTTCGGGCTCAAAGTTGGCAGGATGAAGGCGTATCGCGCAAGAGACATTGCATTAGAAGGTATTTTTGGCAGGCGGGACTCCAATATCGGAGACTGTTCGACTACAAAGCTGAATTGGAACAGACACACGTTGACTCTAGTGTGCATATACACTACGAGAACTTCAGAGATCCTGAAGCTCTGGGCCCGAGATTCTTGCGATTTTATTGTTGCCTCGGACCTTTGAAAAAGGGTTGAATGCGTTTTTGCCGTCCGATTATCTTCTTGGATGCCTGTTTCTTGCGAGGTATGTACAGAGGCCAACTTATGACGGCTATGGGAATTGATCCAAACAACGGCTGGTGACCTATTGCGTGGGCGGTGACTGAGGCTGAGAGCTTTGAGCAGTGGAAATGGTTACTCGGCTATCTGGCAGAGGACATCAGCTTACAGGAGAATGCCCCAAGAGTTGTCTTCATGTCTGATCAACAAAAGGTATGAGTAATGCGATTTCAGTAAAACGTATATACTTTAATTGTAAAACGTATAATACTAATCTGGTTGTGATCGGTGGTGTTCTTGTGAGATCTTGTGTTGGGAGGCGGAGATCCAAGTGGTTCGTGGTGATCCATGTGTGAGAAGGTTGTGGTGTGCGGTAGTCGGTGAGATCTAGGGTTTCTGATCTCAGACAGTGTAGTCCGCTCAACGGTTTCGTCTTTGTGATTTCCGGTTGAGATTTGGGGAGGTCCAAAGCCTAGTGCAGTCACTGCTGTGACCTGAGCCGTATCCTTCTAATCTCTACTCTCTGAATCATGTCTGTATATGTGTTAGGCTCTACAGAGTCCTTTCTTGTTATACTAACGGTTTTCTTTAGTGTACAGGTATTAAATCAGTGTAAGCTTTGAGACCAGATCCTGACGAGGAGCTTATCTTAGCTAGGGTTCTAGTTGTAACCAGTACTTAGTTAGTTAGATTGTACTTAGGTTTTCCTACTGTAATCAATCTTTTGTATTTTGACTTGTAACtctgagattagccatctcagtagtggtgtaacagaaaagaggtcccggtaattagtgaatcccgaATGATCTGATCTCTACATGCTCGATAGTCTGTGATGGTTTTACTTCGTCTTTAATTAATGAGATTGATTACTtatcattagagcatccacaatggcggcgagcggaccggctagccgatctccggcgctcgccgaaccattgtaaccggcgagcgccattttgGTGAAAAAATCAGCGAGCGCATGCCGATCCgcgagcgctggccgatgcgctcgccagtccgctcgccgccattgcaggctccggacc
This sequence is a window from Salvia splendens isolate huo1 chromosome 14, SspV2, whole genome shotgun sequence. Protein-coding genes within it:
- the LOC121764342 gene encoding protein terminal ear1 homolog, whose product is MKPRTTKSLNPFAPEYNPIPSGVTPSPHAAAPFFLPPPPPPLSSTPPSPFLLPNQILTYLPSIPHNRQQQFHPSTYRPTPQNQASTIPPPPPPLLPAPRNAQLGRGYSRRGRGRVSGRERRGFARREERPQCEQFPKRNMHNVENRHQITPLNRDQDATTIMIRNIPYNCRRKELIGMLDDFCLTENQKSPMPYAYDFLYLPIDFRTRRSRGFAFVNFTTSTAVWKFYDNMHLANWDFLPRSKWNKSIEIVCAKIQGKEELVKHFSKSMFECESDEYLPVCFSPARDGLGQPVELTVVGNRR